Genomic segment of Streptococcus pneumoniae:
TTATTCTCTTTACCTTGGTCATTCGGACGATTCTCTTGCCAGTTTTTCAGTTGCAAATCAATGCTTCGCGGAAAATGCAGGAAATTCAGCCACAAATGCGTGCTCTTCAAGAGAAATATCCAGGGCGAGATATGGAAAGTCGGACACGGCTAGAGGAGGAGCGCCAGCGTTTATTTAAGGAAGAAGGGGTGAAACCTTCCGCTGCTATGTGGCCGATTTTGATTCAAATGCCTGTTCTTTTGGCCTTGTTCAATGCGTTAACAAGAGTGGAGTTCTTGCAGCAGGGGCATTTCTTATGGCTCAATTTAGCAGAAAAAGATCCCTACTTTATTCTTCCTGTTTTAGCAGCTGGCTTTACCTTTTTAAGCACTTGGCTTAGCAATAAAGGATTGGTCGAAAAGAATGGTCTTACCACAGGAATGATGGTTATCATGCCAATCATCATCTTTATCTTCACCTTACAGGTAGCAAGTGGGGTAGCTCTCTATTGGAGTACATCAAATGCCTATCAAGTCTTTCAGACCTTGATTTTAAGCAATCCTTTTAAGATGATTGAGGAGAGACAAGCCAAGGAGGCGGCTGAGAAGGAATTAGTAGCCAAGAAAAAACGTGCGATGAAAAAGGCACAGAAAAAGAAAAAGTAAAGGAGGACTCTTGCTATGGTAGTATTTACAGGAGCGAGTGTCGAAGAGGCCATCCAGAATGGCTTGCGTGAATTAGATATTCCACGAATGAAGGCGCATATCAAAGTCATCTCTCGTGAGAAAAAGGGCTTTTTAGGCTTATTTGGTAAAAAAGATGCCCAAGTGGATGTGGAACCAATTAGTGAAATCACAGTTGCTAAAGCCAACCAAAAGGCAGTAAAAGGGGTTCCAGAAGAGATTAACGCCCAAAACGAGCCGGTCAAGAGCGTGAGCGAAGCAACGGTTGATTTAGGGCGCGTGGTTGAAGCCATCAAAAAAATCGAAGAAGAGGGCGAAGAAGTTTCAGACGAAGTGAAAGAAGAGATTCTGAAACATGAAAAAGAGCCGACAACGATTTTGGAAGAAACAGGGACGCTAGATCTTTTGATTGAAAAAGAGGAAGCAACTGAGCCTGTTAATCTCGAAGATACCAATGTGATTTCCTTTGAGCGTGCTATTGAAAAGCGAAGAGAA
This window contains:
- a CDS encoding membrane protein insertase YidC, producing MKKKSSLLLLSLSSLVVLTACGTSDITASTPGVWGKFVYFFAEMIRMLSFNGSTGIGIILFTLVIRTILLPVFQLQINASRKMQEIQPQMRALQEKYPGRDMESRTRLEEERQRLFKEEGVKPSAAMWPILIQMPVLLALFNALTRVEFLQQGHFLWLNLAEKDPYFILPVLAAGFTFLSTWLSNKGLVEKNGLTTGMMVIMPIIIFIFTLQVASGVALYWSTSNAYQVFQTLILSNPFKMIEERQAKEAAEKELVAKKKRAMKKAQKKKK